Within the Camelus dromedarius isolate mCamDro1 chromosome 9, mCamDro1.pat, whole genome shotgun sequence genome, the region CCTGGAACTTCACACTGTTCCAGGTTCAGCGATCATGAAAAACCAGAGCCAGAACTGTACAGTTAGGCTGTTTCCGAATTCCTAATCCAGAGAAACCATGAAAGATAATAAATGATTGCTGTTGTTTGAAACCATTAAACTTGAAAGGCTGGGTATACAAACAGACAACGCCGGATCATATATGACAATGGAACTCTGTTCACAAACTCTGCGGCCACCAATTGGTTTCCAAACAGGAAATCAAACAGCAACCTTGGCAGCAATCAGCCCAGAACAGTCAGGATTTGGTCACTAAATGCCAGCTTCCCTATTTTTGACCTCTGCTTCCAACTCAGGACAACCGGGGAAAGCCAACTAGAACCCCCAAACCAATCACATAAGATGCACTGCTTGTAGGTGGCCCAGCTTCTCCATGGCAATAACCTCCAATCAGAACATACCTGAAACCTTCCTTTCTTCACTATAAAGCTTTGCCACTCCTCTGCCTTTGACTCTGCCAAACACAAGTAGTGGCTGTAGTATCAGTAATTTGAAACAACCTAATGacaagataaaaattaattacaaaagtGGCATATAGAATTTACAAAATATTCTGGGAGGACACTTAAGTTCAATATATATTTGACTTAAAAAGTAGGTTAAGATGACGTAAATATATGAAATGATATAAGCTTAAATATAGCTATGTCTGAATGGGGAAATTACAGgggttttggggttgtttttggtttgggtttttttttttttctcacttatttaTAATTGTAGACGGGAGGAGACACATGCCTGGTTTTGTATTTGTGTGTCCAGACTCCTCTCGCAGGATGTTCCCAGTTGCGACTCCGAGCTCACCTGTTGGCCTCGCCACGCCCCCATCGCGCCTTGGGGAGGGGCTTGGAGCGCGCCCCGCGCAGGGACTTCCGGGAGATGTGGTCCCGCCGTCCGGCCTCGGCGCCTCCTTGCGCCCGGGCATCGGCTGCTGGGCCTTCTGGGTCCGCCGCGCGGTTGGGCCTCGTTGGTTCCGTGAAACAGCGGCTCGTGAAGGCCCCGTGGCGGCCTGCATGCCCAAGACTCCCAGGCCTGTGGAGGTGAGTCCTCCAGTTTTACTGGCCAAAGGCGGCGGAAATAGCCAGGGGTCCCCGGATCGTGCGAAAGGGGAACGGGGAAAACCGAAggtcttggggggggggggggtcgcgGGGTCTAAGGGGCGACGCAGGGGACATCTTGGTTTTATTGAAGTGAGGGTGGATGGCTGCGACTGTGTGTCTCCAGGCATCCTTGGGTTGAGGGGTTGGAGACAGGGGTCTTTGGATTTAGGGGACAGCCCACTCCAGGCATTTTGGTTTGGGAGGCTCCTGGGCATTGCAGCCCCAGGTTGCTGGGGAGAAGGCAATGAGGCAGGGTCCAGGGGTTTAGTGGGAGCTTCCGGGGCTGTATGTTCTTAGGTGTTTGTAGGGGCGGCTAGATCTGTGCAGTCTCAGGTTGGGGAGATGTGGGGAGAAGTTAGGAAGTGGGTGCTCCTGGGTTTGGGATGTAGTGGGGGTTTTGAGTCTTGGTCTTTAGGGTGACAGTGTGTTTTGGCTTCCCTGGATTTGGAGGTGTGACTTGGACTTTGAGGCGAGGGAACAGAGTCTTGTATCTCCACTTTTGTTGTAGACTCTCCTGTGAGACCACCTTCACCTCTGACTCAGAGGGCTTTTTCTATAAGTGAGCCAAGGGGTGTGTTATCAGAGCGGTGGGCAGATGGTCCTTGACACCAGGGTGGGCTGTTCCCCCAGCCAGGCCTGCTGTGAGTTGCCAAAGGACTGTCGCCACTTTGCATCTGAGAAACCCCAGAGCTCAAAGGGTCAGCAGCTTCTCTAAGCTCCCAGGTGCTGTGGAGTTAAATGACCTTCTCCTGGGAACTTGCCTCTGGGGTAGCAAAGCCAGGAATATCACTCCTATAATCACCTCCTTATCTGCAAAAGAGAATTCTCCATACTCTTGGCCAGTAAAGGCTGTAGGGGAGTGGTTTTTCCTTTGTCGTCTCAGTGGAAGTTAGAGTCCCAGGTGTTAAAGGTGGCGCTGTCCCAGTTGTGAATTTGGTATCACAGGTGACAGCTGTATCTCTGCAAAGCCCCTCTGAGTGCAGAGGTTGCAGGATGTGCATGCTCTGCGTTTTCCTTGGTCCTGTAGGTCAAGGTTGGCTCCTgactcttttattttcctttaggtATAAGAGTGGATCTGCAGAGATTGGGTGTGAGGATTTCTGGCATGTGACCCAGTCCTCACTGCTCCTGGTTCCCTATTCTGCCCTCTTTGGAATCTTCTGGCCCTGAGAGATCtgtgaaaagaggagaaaatggcaCCTGAGTTCCTGGCAGCAAGACCCCCAGTGAGTGGGATTTAACCTTTTTTATGCAGTAATTTCTGTCCTGTTAGATGACGTGTTTATTCACTGCCTCAAAGCGCCTCAAAGCTCTAAGACAAACATGGAACTTGGGGAACTTGGTGCAGGTTTGGAAGACTCTAGAGGAAAGCCCACTCTCCCTCCTCAGTTTACCCCCTCTTTCCCCCATCATTGTATGCTCTTGGCACACCTTAACCTTTGCCCCTACTTTCCATTAATTTAGTCCACAAATGGTTTAGCCTTCCTTCCACATGCCCTGATGTGTGTTATGTGCATTGAGAAGTACTGTCTTTCCTCGGGGGCTTGTAGACCTTGTtgagggtttggggtttttttggtttgtttttgtttgtttgcttgttcttcCCTTACTGCAgtggattttaaaatgtcagtggaAATGgagaggatgtagctcagtggtagagtgcgtgcttagcatgctcaaggtcctgggttcaatccctaggacctccgttaaaataaataagtaattaaatcAATATAATTATctcctcccaaaaaacaaaaacaataaaaaaaagtcagtggtATTAAATTAACAAGAATTGCAAGAATAATACAACTAACACTTGTGTATCCTTCATTCATATCCATCAATTGTCAGCTTTTTGCCACAGTTACTTTACTTCCACCTCTATATGTATATTTGCCACTTTTGGaatcatttgagagtaagttgcagacattaTGTCTTTTAGCCCTAATTACTTCAGCATGCATCTCCTAAAAACAAGGACAGTCCCTTAAATAATCATAATATGATTCAGGAAATTTGGCATTGATACAGTACTATTGTCTAATGCCCAGCCTACAAGCAAAATTTGCCCGTTGTCCTAATAAGTTTCTTTAGGGCTTTTCTGCCTCTTTGTTACCTCtctttagtcttcttttttttcatcaATTTCATTTCATTGACCTGCAAATTCTGTAGTCTTCTTTAATCTGGGACACTTTctcagtgtttgtttgtttttattgctctTTTGAAGATCaatacatttacatatacattttttaatgttattatttttatttgaggggggattattaggtttattttttttaatggaattactggggattgaacctaggaccttgtgtctgctaggcatgtgctttaccacttgagctatatcctccccttaCATAATgcatttttgaagagtacaggCTAGTTATTTTGTAGAACGTTCCTTGAGTTGGATTTGTCTGTTGGTTCTTCATGATTAAATTCAGGTTATACACTTTTGGCAGGAAGAACACGGAAATGATGTGTCCTCAGTGTGTCATATCAGATGGCACATAATATTGATTTGTTTCATTATGATACCAACTTTGATCACTTAATTATCTCCACTGTAAATGTTCCATTTGGGAATCGGAGAGGAAAGGAACAGGTCTCTTAAGCTGGCTGTTACTATCGTGTGGAAGGCATGTCAAagtgggagacagagagggagtaGAATGTTATGTAGAAGACTATCACAGTGGTCCATGTAAGAGTTAATTGTGTCCCAGACCAGGGTGATGGCAGCGAAGAgggaatgaaacaaaaatattcaagAGCTGTGTGGAAAGTAAAATCAATGAGATTCGGTCGTTAGTTGAGGGAGATGTCAGCTCTAGATTTCTGAGTTTTGTAACTACATGGATGGTGGTATGATTTTCTGAGATAGGAAGTAGAGGGGCCACCAGATTttggcaggtgtgtgtgaaaatgaGGACTCAGAGAGTGTGTCAGAATCCCAGAAAGAAACATAACATACTCATAAGGAATGAGCAATGAAACTTCCCTGAAGGGACTATTTATAAGGGTTTCAGAGACCATTGT harbors:
- the LOC105096958 gene encoding uncharacterized protein LOC105096958 isoform X1, with the protein product MMVIAGSRSNTCRWWIPGWQHGAPAALYSFPVESQETRNGPRASSRVLEKSMNWDHLGTPLAGCSQLRLRAHLLASPRPHRALGRGLERAPRRDFREMWSRRPASAPPCARASAAGPSGSAARLGLVGSVKQRLVKAPWRPACPRLPGLWRYKSGSAEIGCEDFWHVTQSSLLLVPYSALFGIFWP